ATTCGGCCGAAAAGTTTCGAAGCAAGCGATGTTAAAAGTCATCGGATTTGCGATAGGCCGCGATGACGGCCTTCTCGCCTTCGACGCCGTTCTGGCTATTGCCGTGCTCCATCCCGATCACGCCGGTGTATCCCTTGGAGTGAATGTGAGCGAAGACATTTTGGTAGTTGATCTCGCCCGTGTAGGGTTCTTTTCGTCCCGGGTTGTCGCCCGATTGGAAATACGCGATCTCGGACCAACACGCGTCGATGTTGGGGATCAAGTTGCCTTCGGTGATCTGTTGATGATAGATGTCAAACAGAATCTTACAGGACGGGCTATCGACGGCCCGACAGATTGCAAACGCCTGATCGCTGCGTTGCAGGAATGTTCCGCCGTGATTGGCGTATGGATTGAGCGGCTCTAGCACCATCACCAAGTCGTGTTTGTCGATCACGTCGACACATCGCCGCAGCATGTCGATCACGTTGGCCGTTTGGTAGCCTTCGGCAAGTAGCGCCTTGCCGTATTTATTCCACTTGTCATCGACGTGTTGTTGATCGATGCTGCCGGGCACGACGGTGAACCACGTTGCGCCGACTCGCTTGGCGACTTCGACGGCGTCGTTCATCGCCTTCATGATTTCGGCGGTCGATGCGTCATCAGGTCGAGTAAACGTTGGCTTGTCAAAGTTCGCGTAGGCAACGAAGACACCCATATGCATGTTCAATTTGGCCAGCGTCTCGCCAATCTTGGTTTGCATTTCGGGCGTTTCGGTTAGCAGGCCGTTGTATTCGAGCGCCGTGAATCCTTGGTCGGCACAGAACTTGATTTGGTCGATCACATCGTTACCGGCCAGGACCTTGAACATCCCGGGGTGTGGCGCGTAGGCGAGCTTGAACTTCGTTGCTCGGGTGGCGGCAGCTTCTTGGGCGAGCGCCGGCGTGGACAACAAAGCGGTTCCTGCGGCGATCGTTTTGATCATGTCGCGGCGTTGCATATCGGTGGTCTCGGATGAGGGATTCGCCTGAAGGATGGATATGACGCCAGTATAGCTGAATTGGTCATTCTCACTTTACCGAACTCACTTTACCGATCGGCGAAACTCGGTCGGCGTCATCCCCATCCAACGACGAAACGTTCGCGTCAGATGAGCTTGGTCGAAAAAGCCCGTATCCAACGCGACTTCGCTGATCGGTGCGTCGGTTTCGGTCAGCAAGCGACTGGCTTGGTGGATGCGAACACGCTGCAGATACTCCGACGGGGGAATCTGAAACTTGGTTCGGAAGCGGCGGTTCAATTGGCTTGATGACAATCCGACCGCCTTGGCGATCTCGGCAACGCTCAGCGGGCCCCCGTACCGCCGCGCTATCAGCGTGGTCGCTCTGCCGATCGGATCCGGTTGGCCGGTGCTGGCGTCGTTGTTGTCGGTCGAATACATGACTCCGGCGATGCCAATGACGGCGCCGGATTTGTCACGCAGCGGGATCTTTGTGCTGATGAAGGTGCTCAACTTTCCGTCGCCTGACGGCACCAGCCAGACTTGTTCGGCCAATTCGCATCCCGAATCGATGACGCGGCGATCCTCTTCCTGGTACTGCAGTGCCCAGTACAGCGGGTGCAGTTCTCGGTCGGTCTTGCCCGTCACTTCGTCGACTGACGTGAAACCACGCATTTTCAGCCAGGACCGGTTGCCGGCGACGAATTGGCCGTTGGAATTCTTGGCGTAGGCGTAAACGTTGGGCAAAAAGTCGAGTAGCCGCATCAACGTGGCTGGGTCGTCCAAAGAGGCAAAGAAATTCGCTCGCAACTGAAGCTTCTCGGTATCCATGCGCGATTTGTACAAACAAATGCGCGATCACTGCAATCCGGCTTGGGAAGCGACATGTACCATGGGGTCTTCCGAAGGTGAGGATTTCCCCGTCGCTTATGAGTCTGTCCCGATGCTGAATTTGACGTCCCGCGGTTCATCGCACACCTGCAACGGCACTCGTCGTCGCGATTTTCTGCAGATCGGTGCTCTTGGGGCGATCGGGCTGGGGCTGCCCGAATTCCTGGCCGCGGCCGAACGAGGCGTTGTTGATCCGTCCAAGGACAAACGGTCCTGCATCATGATCTTCAATCTGGGCGCGCCCAGCCAATTGGACACGTTCGACATGAAGCCGAATGCGCCGGCGGAAATCCGCGGCCCGTTCAAACCGATTTCGACCAAGGGAGATTTCCAAGTCAGCGAAATCCTGCCCGGTCACGCCGAGGTTGCGGACAAGTTTTCGATCGTCCGTTCGTGCTATCACACCGCCGCGGCCGTCCACGACGCGGGATGGCAGATGATGCAAACGGGCCGGCAATTCAATGGCGGCGTCAACTATCCGCATGCCGGCGCGGTGCTGCAATACATTCGAGGCCGGCGCAGCGACTTGCCCGCCCACGTGGTGCTGCCCGAAACGATGGGGCGAGGTGGAGGGAATCTTCCCAACGGACAAGCGGGCGGTTTTCTGGGCAAGGCGTATGACCCGTTCTCTTTGATGGCCGACCCGAGCGTCGAAAACTTCAAGGTTCCCGACCTGCTGCCGCCGAAGACGTTGGGTGATGTACGGATCGATCGACGGCGTCGAATGCGGGCGGCGATCGAGAGTCGCATGGCCGAACTGGAAGCGACTGAGTCGGCCAAGATGTTGGACAAGAACTTCGAAGCCGCCTACCGATTGATGAACAGCCCGCAAGCTCGCGAGGCTTTTGATTTGACGAAAGAACCTACCGCCGTTCGCGAACGCTACGGCTTGAATCGGTTCGGCCAGAGTTGTTTGTTGTCACGACGTTTGATCGAAGCGGGCGTTCGGTTTGTCACGATCAACACGTTCTTGACGGTGTTCGGCGAAATCACCTGGGACATCCACGGCAGCAAACCGTTCACGACCATCGACGGCATGAAGAACATCGTCGCGCCGATGTACGACCAAGCCTATTCGGCATTGATCGCGGACTTGGATCAACGTGGATTGCTGGGCGATACGTTGGTGTGCGGATTGGCCGAGTTCGGACGGACACCAAAGGTGAATCCGGCGGGCGGGCGAGACCACTGGCCCCAGTGTTTCAGTTGCACGTTTGCCGGCGGCGGTGTTCAAGGCGGTCGCGCAATCGGTGCAAGCGATCCGATCGGCGCCGTGCCGGCAGATCGACCAACGAACCCGGGCGAGATCATCGCCACGATCTTCAAGAGTCTGGGCTTGGACCTGCACGCCGAGATGCCGGGCCCCGGCGGACGCCCGTTCCCGTTGGTGGATTTCGGTGTTCGCGAAATCAAAGAACTGTTCGCCTAACAGCCTATTGAAAAAGGGGGCTGACCCTCTCCGACGTTTCGAATTCACAATGTTTCAGCAACGTCTCCAAAGGGTCAGACCCCTTTTTCAACAGGTTGCAAAGCCGGCCACCCTGTGTGGACCCGCGACTCCGCTCGCGGGACGTGAACTGCAAAGCAGTTCACACCAAAAGTCATGACTATCAGAGCACGCCCTGCGAGCGGAGTCGCGGGCCACCGAGGGTTACCCGTTGATGCATCGTATCACCACCTGCGTTTTTTTCCTTGCCGCTTGCATCACTGCTTGTGCCGATGACGCACATCCCATCAGCTTTCGTAACGACGTGCAAAGCGTCTTGACGAAAAGCGGCTGCAATATGGGCGCGTGCCATGGGGCGCTCGCCGGCAAAGGTGGGTTCCGATTGTCTTTGAAGGGCTACGATTCCGACGCCGACTATATCGCCATCGCTCGCCAAGCCCGCGGCCGACGCATCGAGATGGCCGACCCAGGCCGTTCACTGATTTTGGCGAAACCGACGGGCGCACTGCCTCACAAAGGCGGCATCAAACTGCAAGCAGGATCGGCGGACTACGACGTGCTGGCCCAGTGGATCGCCAACGGCGCCGCGCCGCCGACCGACGCCGATGCAAAATTGGTACGGATCAGCGTTTCGCCGGAAAACGCCCTACTTTCACCCGGCGACACGTCATCGATCGCGGTCACCGGGCACTACGACGACGGCACCACCAAGGACGTGACGCATTGGTCGCAGTTCACCGCGACGGACGAAGCCGTTGCCAGCGTTGACGGTGACGGAACGGCGCTAGTAAGAGGCAGTGGCGAAGGGGCGGTCTTGGTGTGGTTCGGCAGCAAAATCGCGCTGGCTCGGATGACGGTTCCTTACCCGTTTGACGTCCCCGAATCCGTTTTCGCCGATGCGCCGCGAACCAACTTCATCGACGAACTGAACCTAGAGCAACTCAAGACGTTGCACCTGAGCCCGTCGCCGCGTTGCGACGACGACGAGTACCTGCGACGGGCGACCGTGGACACGATCGGACGACTGCCCAACGATGGCGAACGCGAAGCCTATTTCGCCGACACTGCCGACCAACGTCGGGCGAGGTTGACCGATCGATTGCTGGCCAGCGAAGACTATGTCGACTACTGGACCTACAAGTGGTCCGATGTGTTGGTCATCAACGGAACACGGCTTCGCCCGATCGCCGTGAAGTCGTACTACCAGTGGCTGCATCACGCCGTCGAACAGAACCAACCGTGGGACGAGATCGTTCGGGAAATCCTGACTGCGAAAGGGAAAAGCGACGAGCACGGGGCAACCAACTTCTATGCGCTCAATCAATCGCCCGAAGACATGACCGAAAATGCGTGCCAGGCGTTCCTTGGGTTGTCGATCGGATGCGCGAAATGCCACAACCACCCACTCGAAAAATGGACCAACGACCAGTACTACGCAATGGCCAACTTGTTCGCACGGGTTCGGGCGAAGGGCTGGGGCGGCGATGGACGCAACGGCGACGGGCTGCGAACGGTCTACGTTTCGGCCAGCGGTGATTTGATTCAACCCAAGACCGGCAAGCCTCAACCGCCGGCGCCGTTGGATGCCGAACCGCTTGCTTTCGACGACCCGAGCGATCGTCGGGATGCGTTGGCGGACTGGCTAA
The sequence above is a segment of the Rubripirellula tenax genome. Coding sequences within it:
- a CDS encoding hydroxypyruvate isomerase family protein, translating into MQRRDMIKTIAAGTALLSTPALAQEAAATRATKFKLAYAPHPGMFKVLAGNDVIDQIKFCADQGFTALEYNGLLTETPEMQTKIGETLAKLNMHMGVFVAYANFDKPTFTRPDDASTAEIMKAMNDAVEVAKRVGATWFTVVPGSIDQQHVDDKWNKYGKALLAEGYQTANVIDMLRRCVDVIDKHDLVMVLEPLNPYANHGGTFLQRSDQAFAICRAVDSPSCKILFDIYHQQITEGNLIPNIDACWSEIAYFQSGDNPGRKEPYTGEINYQNVFAHIHSKGYTGVIGMEHGNSQNGVEGEKAVIAAYRKSDDF
- a CDS encoding AraC family transcriptional regulator, which translates into the protein MDTEKLQLRANFFASLDDPATLMRLLDFLPNVYAYAKNSNGQFVAGNRSWLKMRGFTSVDEVTGKTDRELHPLYWALQYQEEDRRVIDSGCELAEQVWLVPSGDGKLSTFISTKIPLRDKSGAVIGIAGVMYSTDNNDASTGQPDPIGRATTLIARRYGGPLSVAEIAKAVGLSSSQLNRRFRTKFQIPPSEYLQRVRIHQASRLLTETDAPISEVALDTGFFDQAHLTRTFRRWMGMTPTEFRRSVK
- a CDS encoding DUF1501 domain-containing protein, whose product is MLNLTSRGSSHTCNGTRRRDFLQIGALGAIGLGLPEFLAAAERGVVDPSKDKRSCIMIFNLGAPSQLDTFDMKPNAPAEIRGPFKPISTKGDFQVSEILPGHAEVADKFSIVRSCYHTAAAVHDAGWQMMQTGRQFNGGVNYPHAGAVLQYIRGRRSDLPAHVVLPETMGRGGGNLPNGQAGGFLGKAYDPFSLMADPSVENFKVPDLLPPKTLGDVRIDRRRRMRAAIESRMAELEATESAKMLDKNFEAAYRLMNSPQAREAFDLTKEPTAVRERYGLNRFGQSCLLSRRLIEAGVRFVTINTFLTVFGEITWDIHGSKPFTTIDGMKNIVAPMYDQAYSALIADLDQRGLLGDTLVCGLAEFGRTPKVNPAGGRDHWPQCFSCTFAGGGVQGGRAIGASDPIGAVPADRPTNPGEIIATIFKSLGLDLHAEMPGPGGRPFPLVDFGVREIKELFA
- a CDS encoding DUF1549 and DUF1553 domain-containing protein, whose product is MHRITTCVFFLAACITACADDAHPISFRNDVQSVLTKSGCNMGACHGALAGKGGFRLSLKGYDSDADYIAIARQARGRRIEMADPGRSLILAKPTGALPHKGGIKLQAGSADYDVLAQWIANGAAPPTDADAKLVRISVSPENALLSPGDTSSIAVTGHYDDGTTKDVTHWSQFTATDEAVASVDGDGTALVRGSGEGAVLVWFGSKIALARMTVPYPFDVPESVFADAPRTNFIDELNLEQLKTLHLSPSPRCDDDEYLRRATVDTIGRLPNDGEREAYFADTADQRRARLTDRLLASEDYVDYWTYKWSDVLVINGTRLRPIAVKSYYQWLHHAVEQNQPWDEIVREILTAKGKSDEHGATNFYALNQSPEDMTENACQAFLGLSIGCAKCHNHPLEKWTNDQYYAMANLFARVRAKGWGGDGRNGDGLRTVYVSASGDLIQPKTGKPQPPAPLDAEPLAFDDPSDRRDALADWLTDADNPYFARAITNRVWANFFGRGLVEQVDDLRASNPASNEPLLAAAAQHVIDAKFDLKQLMRAILASETYQRSSLPLPENADEQKYLSRYYPRRMMAEVLLDSIDQTLGTVTSFTRLAFPGADFQDTDFYEKGTRAIELYDSSVDSYFLQTFGRNPREITCECERSSEPSMVQVLHLSNGNTLNGKLEDKENFIGKQIEAGADDAAIIESLFQRALVRSPTADEMKSLLDVAREYGDDRATALQDVAWSILTSTEFAFNH